The sequence below is a genomic window from Gemmatimonadota bacterium.
GCTGTTGTCGCACGAATCTTGGATGTAATCACAACCCGCTCGCGATCGATATGCTCCAATGCACCTGCGAGATGGGCATGACTGCCGTATTGATCGGCACTATCCCAAAACGTGACGCCTCGTTCAAAGCCATAGATAAGCAAGTTAACAAGTTCGCGCGTCCCCAGATCCGTCTGATTGGAACGCCCGCCCCAGCCATTGGTACCAGTACCAAAACTGAGTTGAGAAACCAATATACCAGTCGTGCCGAGTTCGACGGTTTTCACGGTAAACTCCTTTCCGTCTTCTAAGTTTTTTGTCCCAATTGTTTGTATATTAAAGCACAGTCTTGCATCCGTCAATGGAATTTGGTCCCCTCTCCTATGAGGAAGGAATATTACCACCATGAGACTCGGGCTAATTGGATTGCCGCAGGTCGGTAAAAAAACGCTATTCCGCTTACTAACCGGACACACAGGTGAAATGGGACAGGCAAAAGTACGGGACGAGCGATTTGATCGGCTGGTAGAAATGTACAAACCCGCACGCGAAGTACCTGCGGAAATGGCATTTGTACTATTGCCCGACCTGGACACACAGACCGAACGCAACATACCTGTTCTTCAAGACCTGGAGCGGGTAGATGTAATCTGCTTCCTCGCCCGGGTATTTGAAAACGACACCGTCTTTCACATAGCGGGCGACGTAGATGCCAAACGCGACATACAGGCTCTTTGGGAAGAATTATTGCTCGCCGACCTGATCTTTGTAGAAAAGCGACTGGAGCGAATAGCACAAGACCGGCACACAAAAGACAGGCTGAGAATAGAGCAAGAAAAGGACTTAATGACGCGCATGCAGACGCATCTGGAAGCAGGGAAACCCCTGCGCCAGTTTGCACTGACCTCAGACGAAGTAAAACTCACATCCAGCTATCCCTTCTTAACCACCAAAGCAGTAATCGCAGTGCTAAACACAGACGAAGACCAGATCGGCGACGACGGAATTATAGATGAAATAGCCGCTGATTTTGCCGACTGTGGTTTTGAATGGATTGCAATATCCGCACAGATCGAAGAAGAAATCTCCCTGCTCGACGACGAAACGCGCGAGGAATTTCTCGCCGACCTCGGCATCGAACAACCCGCACTGGATCGGCTCACCTTATTGTGTTACAAAACCCTGGGCTTGATCTCATTCTTCACAGTAGTTAACGACGAAGTACACGCATGGACCATCCCAAAAGGCACCCTATCACCAAAGGCGGGCGGCGCAGTTCACGGCGACATCGAGCGGGGATTCATCCGGGCCGAAGTCATGCGCTACGAAGACTTAATCACACTGGGAGACGAACAAAAAGTAAAAGCAGCGGGCAAGCTCATGGTCAAAGGAAAAGACGCAGAGATCTTTGATGGCGATGTAATACACTTCTTGTTTAAGGTTTGAGATTGGCCCTGTTATTTTCCTTTACATACAGCCCCTTTTTGCATATTATTTCACGCTCCACAAAGATCTGTATCACCACAACAGGAGATCGCATAATGGCCGCCAAAATCTCGGAAATATTCACTGAATACGAAGAAGCAAACAAAGACCTGGAACCCACCACCAGCAGGCTGGATACCGAACAAGAAATCCCGGTGGAAAAATACTGCTGCATCACGGGTGAAGCGGTAAAATCGAGCTTTTGCCGTTATCCCGACCCAAAAGAAGACACCATGATGGTCATATCAAAAGAGCAGATGCTATTGCACTCCCGCAATGGTGGCAATATTTCACAGATATTCAAGCAAGTATTGGCACTTCGCAGAAAACGGGAACAGTAAGAAACGCCCCATCGCGGTATCCATCCCTCACCCCTTTCGAGAAATGCGCGTGCAAGACGGCGTTTTGAAATACGGCTTTGTGGGTCCAGCACTGATCTTTCTGATCGCGTTCAACATCTTTCCCCTCTTTTACAACATCTACCTCAGCTTTACCGATGCCGAACTCAGTGGCGGCATTGCACAACTCGTGGGCGGGCGCAACTACGGCGTCATCTTTGACGACACGCGCTATGGCACTGCCCTTCGCACCACCGGACTATTCGTGGTCCTGGCAGTCGCGACCGAACTCCTTCTCGGCTTTGCCCTTGCCCTCGCCCTTCAAAAACCCTTCTGGGGCAAACCCGCCATCACCACCATACTCCTGGTACCCATGATGCTATCTCCCGCAGTTATGGGCCTGTACTGGAACTTTATCCTCAATGGTCACTACGGCGTCGTCAATCAAGCACTATCCGTCTTTGGCCTCTACCAACCGCAATGGCTGACCGACCCCGATTTGAAGCTCTTCTCCATCCTGATGATCGACATCTGGATGTGGACGCCGTTTATGATGCTCATTGCCCTTGCCGGTCTCAATGCCATTCCCAACCACCTCTACGAAGCCGCGGCCATTGACCGGGCATCCAGATGGACCGTCTTTCGGCGCATCACCCTACCCCTGTGCTCACCCCTCCTCTTTCTCGCAGTCCTGCTGCGCACCACAGATGCCCTCAAGCAATTTGACCTCGTCATGGCTGTCACGGGACCCAATGATCGCGCGACCCAAACATTGAGTGCCCTCCTCTATCAAGTCATGTTTCGCGGATATAAAATCGGACTGGGCAGCTCTTACAGCATCGTCATCCTCCTCATCGTCATCGCACTCGCAACTATTTTCATCCGATACATCACCAGCATCCAGGCAAAACAGGGGAGGGAAAGCGCGTGAAGAACTTGAGATGGCTCGTTATTATCCCGTATTTTTGTCTCGCCACACTGCCCCTGTGCTGGCTTTTTCTCACCTCCCTGAAAACTCAGGAAGCAGCGATCAGCGCCACAGCCTCTCTCATGCCAACCACCGCTGAAAACATCGCGCCCGGAGGCCTGAGTTTCGCAGCCACATCAGACGCCTATCGCAAACTGGCAACACCACATACGGGCAAAGCACACGCATTTTTTCACTACCTCTTAAACAGCGTCATCATCGGCCTGCTCAGCACCCTGACATCGGTCGTCCTCGGAACGGGCTGCGCGTATGGATTTAGCCGATTTCGCATTGCAGGTGCGCGGGACTGGCTGTTCTTCATCCTCTCGACCCGCTTCCTGCCCCCACTCGCCGTCGTAGTCCCCGTACTGATGATGTACCGCGTCTTCAATCTGCCCAACACACACCTGGGCCTCATTCTCCTCTACACGGCATTTAACCTCTCGCTCGCGGTCTGGTTGATGAAGGGATTCATAGACGAAATCCCCCGGGCGTATGAAGAAGCCGCGCTCGTCGATGGATACAGCCCACTTCAAGCATTTTACAAAATCATCTTACCCCACTCTGCAACCGGCATGGCTGTTACCGCCGTCTTCTGTCTCATATCCGCCTGGAATGAATACGGCTTTGCGCTCGCGCTCAACAACGCCGAAGCCATCACCGTACCCGTGTATTTTGCCGGACTTCAGGGCAACATCCAGGGCATCCCCTGGCCGCAGATTGCCGCGGGCGTCCTCATCTTTGTCGTGCCAATCGTAATCTTCACAGTACTCGTCCGCAATCATCTGCTGCGGGGTGTGACATTCGGAACAATTAAACAGTGATCATGCCATTTCTCGAACTTCAAAACCTCCAAAAAACCTACCCCGATGGCACGCGGGCAGTCAGGGGTATTGACCTGCGTGTTGACAAAGGGGAATTTATCGTCCTCCTGGGACCCTCGGGATGTGGCAAAACAACCACATTGCGGATGATCGCGGGACTGGAAGATCCAACCGGCGGACGGATCACCTTCGACAACCAGAACGTCACACACCTGCCGCCATCTCAACGCGACGTGGGCTTTGTCTTCCAGTTTTACGCCCTCTACCCGCACATGACCGTCCGCAAAAATATCGCGTTCCCTCTCGAAAACATCGGCACATCCCCCGCAGATACCGAAGCGGCGATAGACCGAGTTGCCCACGCCCTGAGTATCGAAACACTACTCAACCAATACCCCAGACAACTTTCAGGCGGAGATCAACAGCGCGTCTCTCTCGCCCGTGCAATGGTGCGCACACCGGACATCTATCTCATGGACGAACCCCTGGGCACACTCGACGCAGAACACCGATTGGAACTCAGGGCATTTATACGCCGCCAACAACTATCACTCTCCATAACAGCCATCTACGTCACACACGACCAGGAAGAAGCCCTGAGCCTGGCAGATCGCATTGTCGTCATGGACGGCGGCAAAATCAGACAAATCGGATCCCCATCAGAAATCTACAACCATCCCGCAGACCTCTTTGTCGCAAATTTCGTCGGCAGCCCGGGCATGAATCTATTAACC
It includes:
- the ychF gene encoding redox-regulated ATPase YchF — protein: MRLGLIGLPQVGKKTLFRLLTGHTGEMGQAKVRDERFDRLVEMYKPAREVPAEMAFVLLPDLDTQTERNIPVLQDLERVDVICFLARVFENDTVFHIAGDVDAKRDIQALWEELLLADLIFVEKRLERIAQDRHTKDRLRIEQEKDLMTRMQTHLEAGKPLRQFALTSDEVKLTSSYPFLTTKAVIAVLNTDEDQIGDDGIIDEIAADFADCGFEWIAISAQIEEEISLLDDETREEFLADLGIEQPALDRLTLLCYKTLGLISFFTVVNDEVHAWTIPKGTLSPKAGGAVHGDIERGFIRAEVMRYEDLITLGDEQKVKAAGKLMVKGKDAEIFDGDVIHFLFKV
- a CDS encoding sugar ABC transporter permease; its protein translation is MVAIFHRYSSKYWHFAENGNSKKRPIAVSIPHPFREMRVQDGVLKYGFVGPALIFLIAFNIFPLFYNIYLSFTDAELSGGIAQLVGGRNYGVIFDDTRYGTALRTTGLFVVLAVATELLLGFALALALQKPFWGKPAITTILLVPMMLSPAVMGLYWNFILNGHYGVVNQALSVFGLYQPQWLTDPDLKLFSILMIDIWMWTPFMMLIALAGLNAIPNHLYEAAAIDRASRWTVFRRITLPLCSPLLFLAVLLRTTDALKQFDLVMAVTGPNDRATQTLSALLYQVMFRGYKIGLGSSYSIVILLIVIALATIFIRYITSIQAKQGRESA
- a CDS encoding ABC transporter ATP-binding protein, whose protein sequence is MPFLELQNLQKTYPDGTRAVRGIDLRVDKGEFIVLLGPSGCGKTTTLRMIAGLEDPTGGRITFDNQNVTHLPPSQRDVGFVFQFYALYPHMTVRKNIAFPLENIGTSPADTEAAIDRVAHALSIETLLNQYPRQLSGGDQQRVSLARAMVRTPDIYLMDEPLGTLDAEHRLELRAFIRRQQLSLSITAIYVTHDQEEALSLADRIVVMDGGKIRQIGSPSEIYNHPADLFVANFVGSPGMNLLTGQIVQRENGLSFTRPDTDIHIPIHANIAPAQIIFGMRPEFIRPTNRGIPGKVILSEYLGSHGYVHVDTPIGELIMRSTDRFAIGETIHLHLNETHIRLFDPDTETALA